The window TTGTTACCTCCTGGTCAACATGGTGCACCTTGGTCATACCCACCTGCTTCATTGCCGCCTCAAGGCTGGCATCGCCAATGGCAACCACTCCAAGGATGTTGGTGGCGGTGGCCTTAGCGACCTTTGCTGCCTGATTTGCGCTCGGACCGTAATAGGCAACTGCTGCACTCGGTGTTTTCACCGATGTGTAAAGCGTGCCTACGGTATAAAACCCGGGCATACAACCGGTCAGCATTGTCAGGCAGATTATCGGTACGATTCCCAGCAAAAGCAGTTTCTTCATTATGCCTCCTTTTCTTTCTGCCAATCAGGCAGTTTGTTTTGCTGGTTATTACTACTCAAGCAAGTAAATTTAAAAAATCAACAGGGGCTTGTCAAGAAAATCTTAATGCTCTTTTTCACCAAATAAGGGATAGAGTTTGATCCGGGTCGCCTCGTCAACCGGTCTAAAGGATTTGAACTGCATTGAGTGGCTTGCCCTTCCCTGGGTTAATGAGCGGAGGCTGGTGGCATAGCCAAAGGTGTTGGCAAGGGGAATTTCTGCAGTAACAATCTGATGACCTTTTACCGGTTCAAGGTGAATCACCCTGCCGGAGCGGGCGTTGATGTCGGCAAGGACATTTCCTAAATACTGGTCTGGCGTTACCACCTCAAGTTCCATTAGCGGCTCTAAGAATGTTGGTTCTGCAAGAAGAAATGCCTCACGGAA of the candidate division WOR-3 bacterium genome contains:
- a CDS encoding TRL domain-containing protein, translating into MKKLLLLGIVPIICLTMLTGCMPGFYTVGTLYTSVKTPSAAVAYYGPSANQAAKVAKATATNILGVVAIGDASLEAAMKQVGMTKVHHVDQEVTSILGLFSTYTIYVYGE